DNA sequence from the Cupriavidus sp. WKF15 genome:
GCTGCAGCTGGTCAGCGGCGGTACCTTCGAGATCGCCGCGACGGCTGCCGCTTCCGATACCGGTGCCTACAGCTTCTTCCTGGCCGCGCCGGCGCTGCCGGTTGCCGCGCCGGTGATCGGCACGTACCAGGCAGCGCTGCCGATTCCGCTGCAGCCTGACGCTGCCGCAGGCGGCAAGTACGGCGTGCAGGCCACCAGCTCCACAGGCGTGGTGAAAACGCAGCAGGTGGATGTGAACGCCGCCGACGTGGTTCAGAACTTCTCGTTCTGAGCGAAGCCAGCAGCGGTCTGAAGAGCCGGAAGGGGCGCAAGCCTGCTTCCGGCTTTCTTGTTGTTGGCCTCTCTTTTGCAGCTTCGTGTTTTCGTTTCCGCTGGCCGTGGATTCCCGCTAGACTTTGAGTCTCGCGTCCCCGGAGTATCGCGCCATGGCAGCACGTACCGCGGGCAGGTCCGCCGCCAAGCCAGATGAGTCGCCAGCCTCTGCACGGCAGCCCGCTTCGCGGCGCAAGGCCGGTGCGTCAGGCACGGCCGATACCTTGATACGCGTCGGCATCGGCGGATGGAGCTACGCGCCGTGGCGCGACAACTTCTATCCCGAAGGGCTCGCGCAGTCGCGCGAGCTTGAATACGCGAGCCGCCACCTGACGGCCATCGAGATCAACAGCACCTATCACGGCACCCAGAAGCGCACGTCCTTCGCCAAGTGGCGCGACGAGACGCCCGATGATTTCGTGTTCTCGGTGAAGGCCTCGCGCTTTGCCACCAACCGCCGCGTGCTGGCGGAATCCGGCGACTCGATTGCGCGCTTCATCGACAGCGGCATTGCGGAACTTGGCCCGAAGCTCGGGCCGCTGGTCTGGCAGTTCGCCCCGACCAAGCAATTCGACGCCGAGGATTTCGAGGCCTTCCTGCAGTTGCTGCCCGATTCGGTGGAAGGCGTGAAGCTGCGCCACGTGCTCGAAGTGCGGCATGACAGTTTCATGTCGTCTGAGTACCTGAAGCTCGCGCGCAAGCACAAGGCCGCGACGGTCTACACGGATTCGCCGAAGTTTCCGTCGATCGCGGACCTGACCACGGACTTTGTCTATGCGCGCCTGATGGACAGCAGCGAGAAGCTGAAGACCGGCTACGGGCCCAAGGCGCTGGATGCGTGGGCCGGGCACGCGCATACCTGGGCCGCGGGCAAGGCACCGGCGGAGCTGGAGCAAGTGGAAGACAAACAGCCGGCGGCCACGCGGCGCGAAGTCTTCATCTTCTTCATCAACGGCGCCAAGGAACGCGCCCCGGCGGCCGCGCAGGCATTGCTGTCGCGCCTGGGGTGGGAGCCGCGGGAGCCGGTGCCGGTGAAAAAGCGCGCCTGAGGGCGGTTGTCCGAAACCCCGTTGCTACAATCCGGCATGAACGAAAACTCCCAATCGCCGCAAGCCGGCGCCCCCGCCGCGGATTTTTCCGCCCTGTCCCTGTCGCCGGCCATGCTGGCCACGCTGGCCCAGCTCGGCTATGACGAGATGACGCCGATCCAGGCCGCCAGCCTGCCCCTGACGCTTGCCGGCCACGACCTGATCGCCCAGGCCAAGACCGGCAGCGGCAAGACCGCCGCGTTTGCGCTGGCCCTGCTCCACCGGCTGGACTCGCGCCGCTTCGACGTGCAGGCCATGGTGCTGTGCCCCACGCGCGAGCTGGCCGACCAGGTCACGCAGGAAATCCGCCGCCTGGCGCGCGCCGAAGAGAACGTCAAGGTGCTGACGCTGTGCGGCGGTTCGCCGATGCGCCCGCAGGTCGACAGCCTGGTCCATGGCGCGCATGTCGTGGTGGGCACGCCGGGCCGCATCCTGGACCATATCGACCGTGGCAGCCTGGAGCTGTCCGCTATCAGTACGCTGGTGCTCGACGAAGCGGACCGCATGCTCGACATGGGCTTCTTCGACGACATTGCCTACGTCGCCAGCCGCTGCCCGCGCGAGCGCCAGACGCTGCTGTTCTCGGCCACCTACCCGCCCGGCATCGACAAGCTGACCCAGAAGTTCCTGCGCAAGCCGCAGGAGGTCAAGCTGGCCGAGCGGCACGACAGCACCAGCATCCGCCAGTATTTCTATGAGGTCGACGAAGGCGAGCGGCTGGGCGCCGTGGGCCGCCTGCTGGACCATTTCCGTCCGGCGAGCACGCTGGCGTTCTGCAATACCAAGGCGCGCTGCCGCGACCTGGTGGACCTGCTGCGCGCGCAGGGCTTCCAGGCGCTGGCCCTGCACGGCGACCTGGAGCAGCGCGACCGCGACCAGGTGCTGGTGCAGTTCGCCAATGGCAGCTGCTCGGTGCTGGTGGCCACCGACGTGGCCGCGCGCGGACTCGATATCGCGCAGCTCGAAGCGGTGATCAACGTGGAAGTCACGCCCGACCCCGAAGTCCACATCCACCGCATCGGCCGCACCGGCCGTGCCGGCGAGGAGGGCTGGGCCTTCAGCCTGGTCAGCATGGACGAGATGGGGCGCGTGGGCAACCTGGAGCAGCACCACGGCGGCGAGTTCGAATGGCATGCGCTGGCGGAACTGCGGCCGGCCAGCAACGAGCGGTTGCTACCGGCCATGGTCACGCTGCAGATGCTGGGCGGGCGCAAGGAAAAGATACGTCCGGGCGACATCCTCGGCGCACTGACGGGCGAGGCCGGCTTCACCAAGGAACAGATCGGCAAGATCAACGTGATGGAGATGTCGACCTACATCGCGGTGGATCGCGCCATCGGCCGGGAAGCGGTGCGCCGGCTCAATGCCGGGAAGGTCAAAGGGAAGAAAGTGAAGGTGAGGATGCTGACGGAGTGAGCAGTCCACGGGCCACCGCATAGTTTCGCTCAGATCTGACTTCACGAAGATTCGTGTAAGTCACCCTGTAACGGCGCCCGATCCTTTGCTAATCTGGATGGACATGGCATTTCTGCCGCAGCGCATGATCGACAGAAGAGGAGTGGGTGATGACAACCGCACGCCAGGTCGTAGAGTCCAAGCCGAGCCAGGCCATCTTCAGCATTCCGCCCACGGCGACGGTGTATGCCGCGCTGCAGCTGATGGCGGAAAAAGGCATCGGTGCCGTGCTGGTGATGGAGCATGGCAAGATCGTTGGCATCCTGAGCGAGCGCGACTATGCGCGCAAGGTGATCCTGATGCAGCGCTCGTCACGAGATACGCTGGTGCGCGACATCATGACCTCGTCGGTCATCTATGTCAGCGGTGACCAGACCACCAACGAGTGCATGGCGCTGATGACCAAGCATCGCATGCGCCACCTGCCGGTAATGGACGGCGAAGAACTGATCGGCATGCTGTCGATCGGGGACCTCGTCAAGGACATCATCTCCGAGCAGCAGTTCATCATCGAGCAGCTCGAGCACTATATCCACGGCGGCCGCTAGCTGGCCCAAAAAGCGGTGCGCACCTCGCGCACCGCTCTTCCGCTCATCTGCCTTCACGTGCCTGATCTGACACATTCGGTCGGACGCAAGCGCGTTCCGGACCTGTCGTGTTGATGCACTGACGCACGCGCGCCATATGCGATACCGGCATATAATTATGCGGTTACTGAATTCGTGATTCCGGCCGTCTGCCGCGGCAGACGCCGCGCGCCTGGACTTCCGGCCGGCCAGTCCCCTGCTTTGTTGCCCGCTTGCGGCCGTCTGGCTGCGTGCCTGCTGTTGTCTCCCCATGTCCTCGCTTACCCCGGCCAGCAAGGCCAACGCTTCAAGTCCCATCGCCCCCGCCCACGACCACCACGCCATCATGCGCGTCATTGGCGGCATCGTGCTGTGCATCCTGCTCGCGGCGCTGGACCAGACCGTGGTGATCCCGGCCGTGCCGGCCATTGCCAATGACCTGAACGGCTTCGGGCACCTGTCGTGGATCGTGACCGCGTACCTGATCACCTCGACCGTCGCCACGCCGCTGTATGGCAAGCTGTCCGACAGTTTCGGGCGGCGCCGGCTGCTGATGGTGGCGATCACCTTGTTCATCCTGGCATCGGTCGCGTGTGCGATGGCGCAGTCGCTGGGGCAGCTGATCCTGTTCCGCGCGCTGCAGGGCATTGGCGGCGGCGGGCTGATGTCGCTGGCGCAGGCCGCCATTGCCGACGTGGTCGCACCGCGCCAGCGCGGGCGCTACCAGGGCTATATGGCCACGGTGTGGGCG
Encoded proteins:
- a CDS encoding DUF72 domain-containing protein gives rise to the protein MAARTAGRSAAKPDESPASARQPASRRKAGASGTADTLIRVGIGGWSYAPWRDNFYPEGLAQSRELEYASRHLTAIEINSTYHGTQKRTSFAKWRDETPDDFVFSVKASRFATNRRVLAESGDSIARFIDSGIAELGPKLGPLVWQFAPTKQFDAEDFEAFLQLLPDSVEGVKLRHVLEVRHDSFMSSEYLKLARKHKAATVYTDSPKFPSIADLTTDFVYARLMDSSEKLKTGYGPKALDAWAGHAHTWAAGKAPAELEQVEDKQPAATRREVFIFFINGAKERAPAAAQALLSRLGWEPREPVPVKKRA
- the dbpA gene encoding ATP-dependent RNA helicase DbpA; the protein is MNENSQSPQAGAPAADFSALSLSPAMLATLAQLGYDEMTPIQAASLPLTLAGHDLIAQAKTGSGKTAAFALALLHRLDSRRFDVQAMVLCPTRELADQVTQEIRRLARAEENVKVLTLCGGSPMRPQVDSLVHGAHVVVGTPGRILDHIDRGSLELSAISTLVLDEADRMLDMGFFDDIAYVASRCPRERQTLLFSATYPPGIDKLTQKFLRKPQEVKLAERHDSTSIRQYFYEVDEGERLGAVGRLLDHFRPASTLAFCNTKARCRDLVDLLRAQGFQALALHGDLEQRDRDQVLVQFANGSCSVLVATDVAARGLDIAQLEAVINVEVTPDPEVHIHRIGRTGRAGEEGWAFSLVSMDEMGRVGNLEQHHGGEFEWHALAELRPASNERLLPAMVTLQMLGGRKEKIRPGDILGALTGEAGFTKEQIGKINVMEMSTYIAVDRAIGREAVRRLNAGKVKGKKVKVRMLTE
- a CDS encoding CBS domain-containing protein, which gives rise to MTTARQVVESKPSQAIFSIPPTATVYAALQLMAEKGIGAVLVMEHGKIVGILSERDYARKVILMQRSSRDTLVRDIMTSSVIYVSGDQTTNECMALMTKHRMRHLPVMDGEELIGMLSIGDLVKDIISEQQFIIEQLEHYIHGGR